The Salvia miltiorrhiza cultivar Shanhuang (shh) chromosome 1, IMPLAD_Smil_shh, whole genome shotgun sequence genome has a window encoding:
- the LOC131007120 gene encoding uncharacterized protein LOC131007120, which yields MEDALRERGRGRGRGRGRGRRVVPEEPVPQVAPNRTAEEKFRKEKPPMFDGLGEPADAEKWVRTIERIFNYIRCDDQDKVACATYQLVDEADFWWELVRRTMTDEQWENFTWEEFKAELYEKYIPGCYRQKKQNEFWNLKQRAGTVTEYDKTFNQLSRYAPMLVDTDEKRAEKFRNGLHNEIAISLASQ from the coding sequence ATGGAAGACGCGCTAAGAGAACGTGGTAGAGGACGAGGACGTGGCCGTGGGCGCGGTAGAAGAGTTGTCCCCGAAGAACCTGTTCCACAAGTAGCACCGAATCGCACAGCCGAGGAAAAGTTTCGCAAGGAAAAACCTCCAATGTTTGATGGATTGGGCGAACCCGCGGATGCCGAGAAATGGGTTAGGACAATAGAACGGATCTTCAACTACATACGTTGTGACGATCAGGACAAAGTGGCATGCGCAACTTATCAATTGGTGGACgaagctgacttttggtgggagttAGTGAGGCGAACTATGACTGACGAACAGTGGGAGAATTTCACATGGGAAGAATTCAAGGCTGAATTGTATGAGAAATATATACCGGGATGTTACCGACAGAAGAAGCAGAACGAGTTCTGGAATTTGAAGCAGAGGGCTGGGACAGTGACTGAGTACGATAAGACCTTCAATCAactatcaagatatgctccgatGCTGGTAGACACAGATGAGAAGCGTGCAGAGAAATTCAGAAATGGGCTGCATAACGAGATAGCGATTTCCTTAGCAAGTCAATGA